A stretch of DNA from Bacteroidota bacterium:
AAAAATTCTGGATGTCAAATGTCTTAAACTTGCCGTACTGGGTACCGATTCAGCCATTGGTAAAAGGACAACGGCATGGCTTATTGTTCAGGGTTTAAGGAAGGCGGGTTTTAAGGCTGAATTGATCGGGACAGGACAAACCGCCTGGCTCCAGGGCGCGAAGTACAGCATCATGCTTGATACCCTTATCAATGATTTTCTCACCGGGGAAATTGAACATGCCGTTTATTCTGCCTGGGAGAATGAACATCCTGATGCGATTATCATTGAAGGACAGGGTGGCCTTCTGAATCCGGCCTATCCGGGAGGATATGAGATACTCGCTGCTGTCAGACCCGATTTTGTCATCCTGCAACATGCCCCACGAAGACAGTTGTATGACGGATTCCCGCAGTATAAGATTGAACCGCTGGAATACCAGATCAAAGCTGTAGAGATTATATCCGGTACCAAAGTCATCGCTGTTACAATAAACCATGAAGACATGACCAGGGAAGAGATCCCCTACGAATGCCTGCGGATTTCAGCTGAGACCGGCAAACCGGCTTTCGATGTTCTCGCTGATGGCCCTGACAGATTGCTGGAGGTCATTATCCCGCATATTAAAAGATTGTAAGATTGGAAGAGAAATCCATTAAAACTCTGGTCGTTTTTGAAAGTCTGCAAGTCGGTCCTGTTCATATCAAATATAATAGTATCAGGGCGCCTTACACCATTACTCAAAAGGATAAACGCCAATCATCCAGCACCCTGATCTATACTTTTAAAGAAAATGTCTTTTCTCCCGGGGATGCCTTCAGCCAAAACCTGGCATCGGTCATTCTTGCCCAGCTCGCTTTGAATTATGGCCTCTTCTGTGAGAAGATCATTTTTGATGGTCTTTTCGATGCCGCTGATCAACGTTTTATCATCGACATGATGGAAAATACATCCAGGGAAATTTATATAAAAAAAATTCTTGGAGATAACCCGTTTCTGACTGATATTGCCAAAGGCATCATGCCGGAAAAAAGAAAAGATTACACAGCAGCTTCTGTAATATTTATTAATACCCTTTATTCTTCATCAGTAATCCGCAGGAAAACTCTGGAAGGTGATCCGAACAGGCATGTCATATTAAGCAGTGGTGGTAAAGACAGCCTTCTTACATACGGTATCATCAAAGAGATTGAAAAGGACCCGTATCCGGTTTTTATTAATGAATCGGGCAGGCATTGGTTTACTGCATTAAATACGTATCGCTATTTTCAGAAGATCGAAAAGAATACCTGTCGTGTATGGTGCAACAGCGACCGCATCTTTTCCTGGATGAATACGCAGATGCCATTTATCCGGCAAGATTTCAGGAATATCAGAGCTGATGATTATCCCATCCGGCTTTGGACTGTGGCCATATTTCTGTTTGGCGCCATACCCCTGGCTATTAAGCGGCATGCAGGTCGGCTGATCATTGGCGATGAATATGATTCCACACAGAAATGTTCCTTCATGGGCATACAACATTATAATGGATACTTTGACCAGAGCCCGTATTTTGACAAGACCATGAGCCGGTACTTCTACAAAAAAGGATGGAATATCAGCCAGTTTTCACTGATCAGGCCATTGTCGGAGTTGCTGATTATGAAAGTCCTTGTTAAGCGTTACCCTGAATTGCAGCAACATCAGATATCCTGTCATGCCGCTCACCAAAAGGATGGCCGGTTTTATCCCTGCGGGTATTGCGAGAAATGCCGCAGAATTGTTGGCATGATGAAAGCTCTTGATGAAAACCCTGAACGGTGCGGATATACTGAAGAGCAAATTGCCTTTTGCCTGAAGAGCCTGGCAAATGCCAGTGTCAAACAAATCGGGCCTGACGCAGCTCATCTGTATTATCTTCTTATGGAGAGAGGTCTTTTACAAAAGAATAAGATGACTTCCCAAATGGCTAAACATCATTATAATACCGTAAAACTTCGTTTTGATAATTTCCGCTCATCTTTTGACGATATACCTGAAGATTTGCGCAAACCTGTCTATTCAATATTTTTAAACTATGCCGAAGGCGCAGTAGTTAAAAGGGGCAATGATTGGGATCCTGTCGATATTTTAAATTCCGAATTAATAAAAATGCCATTTCCTTTTAAGGATTAAACTGCTGTTTCAAATTAAATAACAAGATACATTTACCGGAATCTGGTATAGCTTTTCCCGGTTATCCAAGATATTGTTATTTATCCCCATATTTGAATAAT
This window harbors:
- a CDS encoding DUF1611 domain-containing protein, which gives rise to MKINAIVYCQGAFNTPNGKTTHGLVRFTERYRVLSVVDSRYAGQDTGQVLDGQNNNIPVVGSIEEAINIALKEEIVPICLVIGLAPDGGRLNQQAKEDVKVALKNGLHVDSGLHDFLSQDSEMISIAESKGLEIRDIRKSPPIEELHFYTAKILDVKCLKLAVLGTDSAIGKRTTAWLIVQGLRKAGFKAELIGTGQTAWLQGAKYSIMLDTLINDFLTGEIEHAVYSAWENEHPDAIIIEGQGGLLNPAYPGGYEILAAVRPDFVILQHAPRRQLYDGFPQYKIEPLEYQIKAVEIISGTKVIAVTINHEDMTREEIPYECLRISAETGKPAFDVLADGPDRLLEVIIPHIKRL